The proteins below come from a single Ovis aries strain OAR_USU_Benz2616 breed Rambouillet chromosome 18, ARS-UI_Ramb_v3.0, whole genome shotgun sequence genomic window:
- the JAG2 gene encoding protein jagged-2 isoform X1 has protein sequence MRARGRGRLPRRLLLLLALCVQAARPMGYFELQLSALRNANGELLSGACCDGGGRTTRAGGCGHDECDTYVRVCLKEYQAKVTPTGPCSYGHGATPVLGGNSFYLPPAGAAGDRARARARAGGDQDPGLVVIPFQFAWPRSFTLIVEAWDWDNDTTPDEELLIDRVSHAGMINPEDRWKSLHFSGHVAQLELKVRVRCAENYYSAACTKFCRPRDDFFGHYTCDQYGNKACLDGWMGKECKEAVCKQGCNLLHGGCSVPGECRCSYGWQGRFCDECVPYPGCVHGSCVEPWQCTCETNWGGLLCNKDLNYCGSHRPCINGGTCINAEPDQYRCACPDGYSGKNCERAEHACASNPCANGGSCHEAPSGFECHCPSGWSGPTCALDIDECASNPCAAGGTCVDQVDGFECVCPEQWVGATCQLDANECEGKPCLNAFSCKNLIGGYYCDCLPGWKGANCHINANDCRGQCQHGGTCKDLVNGYQCACPRGFGGRHCEHQLDACASSPCHGGLCEDLVDGFRCHCPQGFSGPLCEVDIDFCEPSPCQNGARCYNLEGDYYCACPDDMGGKNCSEPRAPCPGGACKVVDGCGFETGTRVAGMGPSGVCGPHGHCISQPGGNFSCVCDSGFTGTYCHENIDDCLGQPCRNGGTCIDEVDAFRCFCPSGWEGELCDTNPNDCLPDPCHSRGRCFDLVNDFYCVCDDGWKGKTCHSRESQCDAYTCSHGGTCYDSGDAFRCACPPGWKGSTCTVAKNSSCLPNPCVNGGTCVGSGDSFSCICRDGWEGRTCTHNTNDCNPLPCYNGGVCVDGVNWFRCECAPGFAGPDCRINIDECQSSPCAYGATCVDEINGYRCSCPPGRSGLRCQEVIVFGRSCWSQGVPFPHGSSWVEDCNSCRCLDGHRDCSKVWCGQKPCLLAGRPDALSTQCPPGQQCLEKAPGQCLRPPCAAWGACSAEEPVLPSTPCQPRSGHLDNNCARLTLRFNRDQVPQGTTVGAVCSGIRALPATRAAARDRLLVLLCDRPPSEASAVEVALSFSPARDVPDSSLIQSAAHAIVTAITQRGNSSLLLAVTEVKVETVVVGRSSTGLLVTVLCGVFSVLCLACVVVCVWWTRKRRKERERSRLPREEGPNNQWAPLNPIRNPIERPGGPSGPKDTLFPCKNFTPPPRRVGEALPGPAGGGEDEEDEEPGRGEDESPEAEKFLAHKFTKDPGRSPGRPARWASGPKVDNRTLGGASAARRAGRE, from the exons ATGCgggcgcggggccgggggcgcctgccccggcggctgctgctgctgctggcgctCTGCGTGCAG GCGGCGCGGCCCATGGGCTATTTCGAGCTGCAGCTGAGCGCGCTGCGGAACGCCAACGGGGAGCTGCTGAGCGGCGCCTGCTGCGACGGCGGCGGCCGGACGACGCGCGCGGGGGGCTGCGGCCACGACGAGTGCGACACGTACGTGCGCGTGTGCCTCAAGGAGTACCAGGCCAAGGTGACGCCCACGGGGCCCTGCAGCTACGGCCACGGCGCCACGCCCGTGCTGGGCGGCAACTCCTTCTACCTGCCGCCGGCGGGCGCCGCTGGGGaccgggcgcgggcgcgggctcGGGCCGGCGGCGACCAGGATCCCGGGCTCGTCGTCATCCCGTTCCAGTTCGCCTGGCCG cgctctttcaccctcatcgtGGAGGCCTGGGACTGGGACAACGACACCACCCCGGATG AGGAGCTGCTGATTGATCGGGTGTCGCACGCGGGCATGATCAACCCCGAGGACCGCTGGAAGAGCCTGCACTTCAGCGGCCACGTGGCGCAGCTGGAGCTGAAGGTCCGCGTGCGCTGCGCCGAGAACTACTACAGCGCCGCCTGCACCAAGTTCTGCCGGCCGCGCGACGACTTCTTCGGCCACTACACCTGCGACCAGTACGGCAACAAGGCCTGCCTGGACGGCTGGATGGGCAAGGAGTGCAAGGAGG CTGTGTGTAAACAAGGATGCAACCTGCTCCACGGGGGGTGCTCCGTGCCCGGGGAGTGCAG GTGCAGCTATGGCTGGCAGGGCAGGTTCTGTGACGAGTGCGTTCCGTACCCCGGCTGTGTGCACGGCAGCTGCGTGGAACCCTGGCAGTGCACCTGTGAGACCAACTGGGGCGGCCTGCTGTGCAACAAAG ACCTGAACTACTGCGGCAGCCACCGCCCCTGCATCAACGGGGGCACGTGCATCAACGCGGAGCCTGACCAGTACCGCTGCGCCTGCCCTGACGGCTACTCGGGCAAGAATTGTGAGCGGG CCGAGCACGCCTGCGCCTCCAACCCGTGTGCCAATGGGGGCTCCTGCCACGAGGCACCCTCGGGCTTCGAGTGCCACTGCCCGTCGGGCTGGAGCGGGCCCACCTGTGCGCTGG ACATCGACGAGTGTGCCTCCAACCCGTGTGCGGCGGGGGGCACGTGCGTGGACCAGGTGGACGGCTTTGAGTGCGTGTGCCCGGAGCAGTGGGTGGGGGCCACCTGCCAGCTGG ACGCCAATGAGTGTGAAGGGAAGCCGTGCCTTAATGCTTTTTCTTGCAAAAACCTGATTGGTGGCTATTACTGTGATTGCCTCCCGGGCTGGAAGGGCGCCAACTGCCACATCA ACGCCAACGACTGCCGGGGGCAGTGTCAGCACGGCGGCACCTGCAAG gaccTGGTGAATGGCTACCAGTGCGCATGTCCTCGGGGCTTCGGGGGCCGGCACTGCGAGCACCAGCTGGACGCGTGTGCCAGCAGCCCCTGCCACGGCGGCCTCTGCGAGGACCTGGTCGACGGCTTCCGCTGTCACTGCCCTCAGGGCTTCTCAGGGCCCCTCTGCGAG GTGGACATCGACTTTTGCGAGCCAAGCCCCTGCCAGAACGGGGCCCGGTGCTACAACCTGGAGGGAGACTACTACTGCGCCTGCCCGGACGACATGGGCGGCAAGAATTGCTCCGAACCCCGGGCGCCCTGTCCTGGCGGGGCCTGCAAGG TGGTCGATGGCTGCGGGTTCGAGACAGGGACCAGGGTGGCTGGAATGGGCCCCTCTGGCGTGTGCGGCCCCCACGGACACTGCATCAGCCAGCCCGGGGGCAACTTCTCCTGTGTCTGCGACAGCGGCTTCACGGGCACGTACTGCCACGAGA ACATTGACGACTGCCTGGGCCAGCCGTGCCGCAACGGGGGCACCTGCATCGACGAGGTGGACGCCTTCCGCTGCTTCTGCCCCAGCGGCTGGGAGGGCGAGCTCTGTGACACCA ATCCCAACGACTGCCTCCCCGATCCCTGCCACAGCCGCGGTCGCTGCTTCGACCTGGTCAACGACTTCTACTGCGTGTGCGACGACGGCTGGAAGGGCAAGACCTGCCACTCGC GGGAGTCCCAGTGTGACGCCTACACGTGCAGCCACGGCGGCACGTGCTACGACAGCGGGGACGCCTTCCGCTGCGCCTGCCCCCCAGGCTGGAAGGGCAGCACCTGCACTGTTG CCAAAAACAGCAGCTGCCTTCCCAACCCCTGCGTGAACGGGGGCACCTGTGTGGGCAGCGGAGACTCCTTCTCCTGCATCTGCCGGGATGGCTGGGAGGGCCGCACCTGCACCCACA ATACCAACGACTGCAACCCCCTGCCCTG CTACAACGGTGGCGTCTGCGTGGACGGTGTCAACTGGTTCCGCTGCGAGTGTGCGCCTGGCTTTGCGGGCCCCGACTGTCGCATCA ACATTGATGAGTGCCAGTCCTCACCCTGTGCCTACGGGGCCACGTGCGTGGATGAAATCAATGGCTACCGCTGCAGCTGCCCACCTGGCCGATCCGGCCTGCGGTGCCAGGAGG TGATCGTGTTTGGGAGGTCCTGCTGGTCGCAGGGCGTGCCCTTCCCTCACGGGAGCTCGTGGGTGGAGGACTGCAACAGCTGCCGCTGCCTGGACGGCCACCGGGACTGCAGCAAG GTGTGGTGCGGCCAGAAGCCCTGCCTGCTGGCTGGCCGGCCGGATGCCCTGAGCACCCAGTGCCCTCCAGGGCAGCAGTGCCTGGAGAAGGCCCCGGGCCAGTGCTTGCGGCCACCCTGCGCGGCTTGGGGGGCATGTAGTGCGGAGGAGCCTGTGCTACCCAGCACCCCATGCCAGCCGCGCTCCGGCCACCTGGACAACAACTGTGCCCGCCTCACCCTGCGCTTCAACCGCGATCAGGTGCCCCAG GGTACCACCGTGGGCGCCGTCTGCTCTGGCATCCGTGCTCTGCCGGCCACGAGGGCCGCAGCCCGGGACCGCCTGCTCGTCCTGCTCTGCGACCGGCCACCCTCGGAGGCCAGCGCGGTGGAGGTGGCCTTG TCCTTCAGCCCAGCCCGAGACGTGCCGGACAGCAGCCTGATCCAGAGCGCGGCGCACGCCATCGTGACCGCTATCACGCAGCGGGGGAACAGCTCGCTGCTGCTGGCCGTCACCGAGGTCAAGGTGGAGACGGTCGTTGTGGGCAGGTCCTCCACAG GGCTGCTGGTGACAGTGCTGTGCGGCGTGTTCAGCGTGCTGTGTCTGGCGTGCGTGGTCGTCTGCGTGTGGTGGACGCGCAAGCGGAGGAAAGAGCGAGAGAGGAGCCGGCTGCCGCGGGAGGAGGGCCCCAACAACCAGTGGGCCCCGCTCAACCCCATTCGCAATCCCATCGAGCGGCCGGGCGGCCCCAGCGGCCCCAAGGACACGCTGTTCCCCTGCAAAAACTTCACGCCGCCCCCGCGCAGGGTGGGCGAGGCGCTGCCCGGGCCAGCAGGCGGCGGGGAGGACGAGGAGGACGAGGAGCCGGGCCGCGGGGAGGACGAGTCCCCCGAGGCCGAGAAGTTCCTTGCACACAAGTTCACCAAAGACCCCGGCCGTTCGCCCGGGCGGCCGGCCCGCTGGGCCTCAGGCCCCAAGGTGGACAACCGCACGCTTGGGGGCGCCAGCGCTGCCCGCCGCGCCGGCCGGGAGTAG
- the JAG2 gene encoding protein jagged-2 isoform X2, translating into MRARGRGRLPRRLLLLLALCVQAARPMGYFELQLSALRNANGELLSGACCDGGGRTTRAGGCGHDECDTYVRVCLKEYQAKVTPTGPCSYGHGATPVLGGNSFYLPPAGAAGDRARARARAGGDQDPGLVVIPFQFAWPRSFTLIVEAWDWDNDTTPDEELLIDRVSHAGMINPEDRWKSLHFSGHVAQLELKVRVRCAENYYSAACTKFCRPRDDFFGHYTCDQYGNKACLDGWMGKECKEAVCKQGCNLLHGGCSVPGECRCSYGWQGRFCDECVPYPGCVHGSCVEPWQCTCETNWGGLLCNKDLNYCGSHRPCINGGTCINAEPDQYRCACPDGYSGKNCERAEHACASNPCANGGSCHEAPSGFECHCPSGWSGPTCALDIDECASNPCAAGGTCVDQVDGFECVCPEQWVGATCQLDANDCRGQCQHGGTCKDLVNGYQCACPRGFGGRHCEHQLDACASSPCHGGLCEDLVDGFRCHCPQGFSGPLCEVDIDFCEPSPCQNGARCYNLEGDYYCACPDDMGGKNCSEPRAPCPGGACKVVDGCGFETGTRVAGMGPSGVCGPHGHCISQPGGNFSCVCDSGFTGTYCHENIDDCLGQPCRNGGTCIDEVDAFRCFCPSGWEGELCDTNPNDCLPDPCHSRGRCFDLVNDFYCVCDDGWKGKTCHSRESQCDAYTCSHGGTCYDSGDAFRCACPPGWKGSTCTVAKNSSCLPNPCVNGGTCVGSGDSFSCICRDGWEGRTCTHNTNDCNPLPCYNGGVCVDGVNWFRCECAPGFAGPDCRINIDECQSSPCAYGATCVDEINGYRCSCPPGRSGLRCQEVIVFGRSCWSQGVPFPHGSSWVEDCNSCRCLDGHRDCSKVWCGQKPCLLAGRPDALSTQCPPGQQCLEKAPGQCLRPPCAAWGACSAEEPVLPSTPCQPRSGHLDNNCARLTLRFNRDQVPQGTTVGAVCSGIRALPATRAAARDRLLVLLCDRPPSEASAVEVALSFSPARDVPDSSLIQSAAHAIVTAITQRGNSSLLLAVTEVKVETVVVGRSSTGLLVTVLCGVFSVLCLACVVVCVWWTRKRRKERERSRLPREEGPNNQWAPLNPIRNPIERPGGPSGPKDTLFPCKNFTPPPRRVGEALPGPAGGGEDEEDEEPGRGEDESPEAEKFLAHKFTKDPGRSPGRPARWASGPKVDNRTLGGASAARRAGRE; encoded by the exons ATGCgggcgcggggccgggggcgcctgccccggcggctgctgctgctgctggcgctCTGCGTGCAG GCGGCGCGGCCCATGGGCTATTTCGAGCTGCAGCTGAGCGCGCTGCGGAACGCCAACGGGGAGCTGCTGAGCGGCGCCTGCTGCGACGGCGGCGGCCGGACGACGCGCGCGGGGGGCTGCGGCCACGACGAGTGCGACACGTACGTGCGCGTGTGCCTCAAGGAGTACCAGGCCAAGGTGACGCCCACGGGGCCCTGCAGCTACGGCCACGGCGCCACGCCCGTGCTGGGCGGCAACTCCTTCTACCTGCCGCCGGCGGGCGCCGCTGGGGaccgggcgcgggcgcgggctcGGGCCGGCGGCGACCAGGATCCCGGGCTCGTCGTCATCCCGTTCCAGTTCGCCTGGCCG cgctctttcaccctcatcgtGGAGGCCTGGGACTGGGACAACGACACCACCCCGGATG AGGAGCTGCTGATTGATCGGGTGTCGCACGCGGGCATGATCAACCCCGAGGACCGCTGGAAGAGCCTGCACTTCAGCGGCCACGTGGCGCAGCTGGAGCTGAAGGTCCGCGTGCGCTGCGCCGAGAACTACTACAGCGCCGCCTGCACCAAGTTCTGCCGGCCGCGCGACGACTTCTTCGGCCACTACACCTGCGACCAGTACGGCAACAAGGCCTGCCTGGACGGCTGGATGGGCAAGGAGTGCAAGGAGG CTGTGTGTAAACAAGGATGCAACCTGCTCCACGGGGGGTGCTCCGTGCCCGGGGAGTGCAG GTGCAGCTATGGCTGGCAGGGCAGGTTCTGTGACGAGTGCGTTCCGTACCCCGGCTGTGTGCACGGCAGCTGCGTGGAACCCTGGCAGTGCACCTGTGAGACCAACTGGGGCGGCCTGCTGTGCAACAAAG ACCTGAACTACTGCGGCAGCCACCGCCCCTGCATCAACGGGGGCACGTGCATCAACGCGGAGCCTGACCAGTACCGCTGCGCCTGCCCTGACGGCTACTCGGGCAAGAATTGTGAGCGGG CCGAGCACGCCTGCGCCTCCAACCCGTGTGCCAATGGGGGCTCCTGCCACGAGGCACCCTCGGGCTTCGAGTGCCACTGCCCGTCGGGCTGGAGCGGGCCCACCTGTGCGCTGG ACATCGACGAGTGTGCCTCCAACCCGTGTGCGGCGGGGGGCACGTGCGTGGACCAGGTGGACGGCTTTGAGTGCGTGTGCCCGGAGCAGTGGGTGGGGGCCACCTGCCAGCTGG ACGCCAACGACTGCCGGGGGCAGTGTCAGCACGGCGGCACCTGCAAG gaccTGGTGAATGGCTACCAGTGCGCATGTCCTCGGGGCTTCGGGGGCCGGCACTGCGAGCACCAGCTGGACGCGTGTGCCAGCAGCCCCTGCCACGGCGGCCTCTGCGAGGACCTGGTCGACGGCTTCCGCTGTCACTGCCCTCAGGGCTTCTCAGGGCCCCTCTGCGAG GTGGACATCGACTTTTGCGAGCCAAGCCCCTGCCAGAACGGGGCCCGGTGCTACAACCTGGAGGGAGACTACTACTGCGCCTGCCCGGACGACATGGGCGGCAAGAATTGCTCCGAACCCCGGGCGCCCTGTCCTGGCGGGGCCTGCAAGG TGGTCGATGGCTGCGGGTTCGAGACAGGGACCAGGGTGGCTGGAATGGGCCCCTCTGGCGTGTGCGGCCCCCACGGACACTGCATCAGCCAGCCCGGGGGCAACTTCTCCTGTGTCTGCGACAGCGGCTTCACGGGCACGTACTGCCACGAGA ACATTGACGACTGCCTGGGCCAGCCGTGCCGCAACGGGGGCACCTGCATCGACGAGGTGGACGCCTTCCGCTGCTTCTGCCCCAGCGGCTGGGAGGGCGAGCTCTGTGACACCA ATCCCAACGACTGCCTCCCCGATCCCTGCCACAGCCGCGGTCGCTGCTTCGACCTGGTCAACGACTTCTACTGCGTGTGCGACGACGGCTGGAAGGGCAAGACCTGCCACTCGC GGGAGTCCCAGTGTGACGCCTACACGTGCAGCCACGGCGGCACGTGCTACGACAGCGGGGACGCCTTCCGCTGCGCCTGCCCCCCAGGCTGGAAGGGCAGCACCTGCACTGTTG CCAAAAACAGCAGCTGCCTTCCCAACCCCTGCGTGAACGGGGGCACCTGTGTGGGCAGCGGAGACTCCTTCTCCTGCATCTGCCGGGATGGCTGGGAGGGCCGCACCTGCACCCACA ATACCAACGACTGCAACCCCCTGCCCTG CTACAACGGTGGCGTCTGCGTGGACGGTGTCAACTGGTTCCGCTGCGAGTGTGCGCCTGGCTTTGCGGGCCCCGACTGTCGCATCA ACATTGATGAGTGCCAGTCCTCACCCTGTGCCTACGGGGCCACGTGCGTGGATGAAATCAATGGCTACCGCTGCAGCTGCCCACCTGGCCGATCCGGCCTGCGGTGCCAGGAGG TGATCGTGTTTGGGAGGTCCTGCTGGTCGCAGGGCGTGCCCTTCCCTCACGGGAGCTCGTGGGTGGAGGACTGCAACAGCTGCCGCTGCCTGGACGGCCACCGGGACTGCAGCAAG GTGTGGTGCGGCCAGAAGCCCTGCCTGCTGGCTGGCCGGCCGGATGCCCTGAGCACCCAGTGCCCTCCAGGGCAGCAGTGCCTGGAGAAGGCCCCGGGCCAGTGCTTGCGGCCACCCTGCGCGGCTTGGGGGGCATGTAGTGCGGAGGAGCCTGTGCTACCCAGCACCCCATGCCAGCCGCGCTCCGGCCACCTGGACAACAACTGTGCCCGCCTCACCCTGCGCTTCAACCGCGATCAGGTGCCCCAG GGTACCACCGTGGGCGCCGTCTGCTCTGGCATCCGTGCTCTGCCGGCCACGAGGGCCGCAGCCCGGGACCGCCTGCTCGTCCTGCTCTGCGACCGGCCACCCTCGGAGGCCAGCGCGGTGGAGGTGGCCTTG TCCTTCAGCCCAGCCCGAGACGTGCCGGACAGCAGCCTGATCCAGAGCGCGGCGCACGCCATCGTGACCGCTATCACGCAGCGGGGGAACAGCTCGCTGCTGCTGGCCGTCACCGAGGTCAAGGTGGAGACGGTCGTTGTGGGCAGGTCCTCCACAG GGCTGCTGGTGACAGTGCTGTGCGGCGTGTTCAGCGTGCTGTGTCTGGCGTGCGTGGTCGTCTGCGTGTGGTGGACGCGCAAGCGGAGGAAAGAGCGAGAGAGGAGCCGGCTGCCGCGGGAGGAGGGCCCCAACAACCAGTGGGCCCCGCTCAACCCCATTCGCAATCCCATCGAGCGGCCGGGCGGCCCCAGCGGCCCCAAGGACACGCTGTTCCCCTGCAAAAACTTCACGCCGCCCCCGCGCAGGGTGGGCGAGGCGCTGCCCGGGCCAGCAGGCGGCGGGGAGGACGAGGAGGACGAGGAGCCGGGCCGCGGGGAGGACGAGTCCCCCGAGGCCGAGAAGTTCCTTGCACACAAGTTCACCAAAGACCCCGGCCGTTCGCCCGGGCGGCCGGCCCGCTGGGCCTCAGGCCCCAAGGTGGACAACCGCACGCTTGGGGGCGCCAGCGCTGCCCGCCGCGCCGGCCGGGAGTAG
- the NUDT14 gene encoding uridine diphosphate glucose pyrophosphatase NUDT14 isoform X2 has protein sequence MKTHDSVTILMFNSSRRSLVLVKQFRPAVYAGEVERLFPGSLAAAEQDRPQALQVALPGSAGVTYELCAGLLDQPGLSLEEVACKEAWEECGYRLAPSDLRRVTSYKSGVGLTGSSQTMFYAEVTDAQRGGLGGGLAEEGELIEVVHLPLDGARAFAADPDVPKTLGVIFGISWFFSCVAPGLGLQ, from the exons ATGAAGACTCACGATAG cgtgACCATCCTCATGTTCAACTCTtcccggaggagcctggtgttggTGAAGCAGTTCCGGCCAG CCGTGTACGCTGGCGAGGTGGAGCGTCTCTTCCCGGGGTCCCTGGCCGCTGCGGAGCAGGACAGGCCCCAGGCACTGCAGGTGGCGCTGCCTGGCTCGGCGGGGGTCACCTATGAGCTGTGTGCCGGCCTCTTGGACCAGCCCGGGCTCTCGCTGGAGGAGGTGGCTTGCAAGGAGGCCTGGGAGGAGTGCGGCTACCGCCTGGCACCCTCTGACCTGCGCCGGGTGACCTCGTACAA GTCTGGCGTGGGACTGACTGGCTCCAGCCAGACCATGTTCTACGCGGAGGTGACGGATGCCCAGCGGGGCGGCCTGGGTGGGGGCCTGGCTGAGGAGGGAGAGCTCATCGAGGTGGTGCACCTGCCCCTGGACGGCGCCCGGGCCTTTGCGGCCGACCCGGATGTTCCCAAGACCCTCGGCGTGATCTTTGGTATCTCGTGGTTCTTCAGCTGCGTGGCCCCTGGCCTGGGTCTCCAGTGA